The region GACATTGGTTGAGATGAGGGAGACAGGAGAAGGATGTTTGAGCAAGGGAAATGCAAGAGATCTGTTTGGGTGGATAAACTTTATGAGACATCCACCTAAACATGTCAAACAGGTCGTCACTGTATATGTGAGTCTGGTATTTAGGAGAGAGGTCTAGGCTGGAGAACTAAATTAGTACATCTTCCAAATATTTGCTATAATTAAGGCTATGAGACAAGATGAAGTCACCTAGGGAGAGAATATTGGCTACAAAAGTAAGGGGGCCAGGATCATACCAAAGGATACTCCAATAATTGAAAATTGGATACAAGTGGAGGAAGTAGCCAGAGATGGAGAAGAAAACCAAGAGTGACAGCAAGAAACTGGAGTGCATTAGGAGGTCACAGTAGAGGGCAAAGAAGTGATTGCTGCATTGGCAAGATTATTATTTATTCCTCAATGATCTGGTTAAGAGAAGTCTCAGAGACAGGAGAGTGACAGAAGCCATACTGAAGTGAGTTAAATGTAGTCTGGGTCATGAGGAAGTGGAGACTGAAGGAAGCCAGAAGATTGGCTTTGCTGAGGAGCACAACAACGCGGTCACGCCTGCTGGTGTATATGGGGTTAAAATTGACAAGTAATTGTATCCATGGATGTACCTGAAACCACCTAGATGGCCAACAATAGGGGAAGAGCTGAATGATGCTACATTTACACCACAGAATATCATGAAAGGATGAGATAAGCAGATGTCctcatatattaatatatgaaaagataaaagCATCCAAACAATACGTCAAGAAAAAGTAAAGGATGGgtggattgtatcaatgtcaatatcctgattttaataaaattatttctctgtATTGTTTCTTACAACTGCGTGTGAATCTACACTtatctcataattttaaaatttccctaaaAACACTTCCAAGTATGTACATAATTTgggggctttttttccccccacaggaAGCATTCATACCTTTTACCAtcaaaaaaactatttttcattttgtaaataaaacagagctgggtgggggcagggagaaaaaaagcaaaatcccATCCCTGGCTTTCCCTGGCCAACGGGATAGTCTCAACTTTGAAGGTCTCCAGATCCGCCCCCACCTCGAGCCTCCGGAGCCTCCTTTGTAGATAGGTCTGGGATTGACTCCATAAGAATAGAGAGAGGCTACTCTAGCTCACCTCGGAGGTCCAAGTCTTGTTACCCCGGAAGGTTAACCCCTCTAGCTCGCCGTGGGTTACCGAGTTGTTGATGCTCGGCCCTTTTCCGATTAGCGAGGGGAAGACGCTCTCTGTCTCCCATCCCTCTCCAGTTGCCTCAGTCAGTCTTGCCCTTATGGAGCCTCCTCCGCCTCCGGTTCCCCAGCCAACCTTCCTCCGCTCCCCACGCCCTCCTCAGAGGACTCCGCCATCGCTCGCGATGCTCCAAGACCGGCGAACTGGACGAGGAAGATTGCAGCCGCGTTTTTCGGGCCCAGGATGAGTCATTTCCGGTCACAGTTTCCCTCCCCCGGAAGTGGGGCCTGATGTAAACACCGGAGCCGGGCGCCAGGGCCCGGGAGGTCAGAAAGCCGGGCCGCGGGCGGCACCGACAGCTGCGGCCGGGGTCGGGGACGTGCGGAGGTGAGGCTGGTGAAGAGCTGGAGCACGATCTCAGGGTCGGTTGGTGTCTGGGGGAGGTCGGGGGTCTTTTGAGTAGGGGTCTTGGTAGACGGGGTGTCTAGGACAGGGGTCTTGAATGGATGCTGGTGTTGGAAGGAATATGAGGGCGGTCTTGGGAGAGGGATGAGGCATTCCGGGCAGGCTTCTTGGGTGGCGCGGGCATTTGGAATGGAGGCCCACAAAAGGGGTCTGGAAAGGTGGAGCTGTCCAACAAATGGGAGTGAAGCGATCCAGTGGAGGGTGttacaggggaggaaaggtaGGAGGTTTGAGCTCTTGGAGGATGGACAGGGGGTGTGCCTGGGCAGAGGTCTTGGAGTGCTGAGGGTCTGAAAGGAAGATGGCTCTGGGGCAGGAATCTTGCGAGGAGGGCCTAGGCAGGCATCTGGGGGGTTGAGGTTTTCCTAGGCAAGGGTTTTGGGTAGTGTGTCCTGAGCAAGGGTCTTGAAGGGTGCCCTGGGGCAGGGTCTTGGGGAGAGGATAGGATGTCTACAGGAGGAATCTTAGGGAGATGGGGTTTCTGGGGGTGGGTCCAGGCCAGGTCATGTTGGAGTCGACAGCAGAACACAAGGAAGGGGAtatcccaggggtgggggattTATAGTGACAAGGGAATCCTGAGATAGAGGCTTCAGGGCATAATGGGATCTGGGGGAACATCTAGGCTGGCCCTGGTTGGGCAAGTTAGCAGGGCAATAAAAGGGGTCATCCCAAGGTAGGTATGGGATCCTGAAGGGATTTGGGGAAACATCTGAGGGGAGAAAGTGTGAGAGGACTCTGGGGAGGTTGAATAGGTTAGATAGAGTTAGAAGGGCATGAGGAGAGGAATTCCTGTGGGTGTTGGACCAAGCATAGCAGTCTCAGGGCCAGGTCAGGAGGTGCAAGAAGAGATGGGTGTCCTAGCACACTATCTCCTATTTATTGGCAGGAGGAGTTGGGTGCTGAGTCCAGGTGTGAAAATGAGAACTGGTTGGGGAGCAGTTCCAGGCCATGTTGGGCATTGGGGCCAAgattggctgggggtggggaggagataTCACTGGGGCACCCCCTACCCCATTACTTCCTGACAAGTCAGCGAGGGCCAGTGTCtaagggtggagggtggagggtggagggggtTTCCAGGTCAGTGTAGGCTTGTAGCTGGGATTGGCCAAGTGTGAGAGAATGGGAGGTTCCTGCCCATGCTGTTTGGAGTCTTGGGAGCTTAGAGCAGAGAACTCAAGACTTTCCTCCCGTTTTTGTCTTCTTTGCAGTCCTGCCAGGGTCAGTAGCTAGCAaagtggaaggaggaagaaggaatcaCTTGGGGACAGGAGTTCTAGGACTTAGAGGGGAGGCCCCAAGACTCTTCCTAACTCTATCCATTTTTGTCCAGGGGAGAAATCCTGGAACATGACTCAGCAGCCACTTCGAGGAGTGACCAGCCTACGTTTCAACCAAGACCAAAGTGAGAGAGGCTGGCGCCTGTACCCTTGTGGGAGGGAGGGTGAAAGGGAGAAAAGGTTCAGAGGTGGGCCAGGGGCCTCCAGCTTCCTACTCGGACATTCTTTGAGGCAGTCTGGATTCCTTCTATCCCCAGGCTGCTTTTGCTGCGCCATGGAGACAGGTGTTCGCATCTACAATGTGGAGCCATTGATGGAGAAGGGGCATCTGGGTGAGCTGTTGGTGGGGTAGGGGCAATAGTCCGAATGATTGGGCTGGGCTTGGCATTGGCTCCCACCTCCACTGACATCCTGGTCCCTGTCCAGACCACGAGCAGGTGGGCAGCATGGGCCTGGTGGAGATGCTGCACCGCTCCAACCTGCTGGCCCTGGTGGGCGGTGGTAGCAGCCCCAAGTTCTCAGAGATCTCAGGTAAGTGCCCTCATCTTGTCCGCCCTTGGCCCAGATTCCTGGCCTCCCACAGGCACCCAGAAACACTGACAGATGAAGCTGTCAGAGCACATCCAAGTCTCACAATGAGGCCTGCAGCTTGGAAGTCATGGATCTTATAGCTTGAGAAGAtggatgttttgttttcatttaaaaaacacttattgAGTGTCTCCTGTATGCCATGTCTTTACCTATGAAGCACTTACTGTGAACCTggtattgttctaagcactttatgtgaattagctcatttaatctgcacagtAACTCTATGTGACAGGaagtatcattatccccatttttacccatgaggaaattgagacccagTGAGGTTAAATGACATATCCAAGATCACACAACCAATAGATTTAGAAATCTTGGAGCCCTCTCCCCAAAGCCCCCTTGGCTTGAGCATGAAATGCCACCTTGTTTTAAGGGTTTTTCTTGTTGATCCCACTGGGAAATGGCAAGTGTAACCCTTCACAGAGCCCTGGGATTCCTCACAGAAATCTCCTGGGGGTATGGACTGGGACCCTGGAGGCAGAAATCGTTACTAAGGGGAAGTGACAGGCCTGGGTGAGGGTCCCTACTTGGTTGCTGATGGGCTATGAGGTCCTTAAACCAGACACTCAACCCCCTtgaactcagtttcctcatctgtaaatgactATACATTTCTAGAACCAGTTCTCTCAGGAATCATGTCTACAAGTGTTCATGCTGTGTGAGGCTCACATTGGGTGTCTAGTGAAACGCTAAGCAAGTGGGTTGAAGTCCTGTTGGGGTACGGGTGGGTCCTGTGTCACCAGGGCTGCCCCTCACCCTAAACTTTGGCCCGACAACCAACCCACCTGCCCAGCAGTGCTGATCTGGGATGATGCCCGGGAAGGCAAGGACTCCAAGGACAAGCTGGTGCTGGAGTTCACCTTCACCAAGCCAGTGCTGGCTGTGCGCATGCGCCATGACAAGTGAGCCTGAGAAGGACtggagtgggaggtgggaggttCCCACGGCAGGTGAGAAGCTTGCCACCCTCCCTTCATGGCCACCCTGTGTTGTGTGATGCCCACAGGATTGTGATCGTGCTGAGGAACCGCATCTATGTGTACTCCTTCCCCGACAACCCCCGAAAGCTGTTTGAGTTTGACACCCGGGACAACCCCAAGGGTGAGAGGACCCCGATGTGTAGGTGTAAGGGCGTGAGatggtgggcagggcagggggcagagaggagggaaaagaaggggacacacacacagaaactgaggaagaggcagggagagagtCTTTGTACAGAGATGCTCACACTTGCAGTCTCCATTTTCCCATCCCTCAGccacttctctctccccaccctcggCCCTGCCCCAAATGGCAGAGCTTCTATACCTAGTGAGGACATGGATGGGTTTCAGAAATTTCTGGGCCTCCTGGGGCTGTCATAGCCACTTACTAGAACTCACAGCTGTATGGGGAGGAAAGGAATCTGTCTAGCTGGTGGGGAGTGCAGCTGAGCCAAAGCCCCCAAGGGTTCTGTGGGTGACATGTATCATGGAAGGTTGAAATCTGGCCCTTATCTTCTTCTGTGCATTCTGAGACCCTGCCTGGCCCCTACCTCCCCTTTACCCTCACACCCTAGGGCTTTGTGACCTCTGCCCTAGCCTGGAGAAGCAACTGCTGGTTTTCCCAGGACACAAGTGTGGGAGTCTGCAACTTGTGGTGAGCCGCCCATCGGGCAAGGGTGGATAGGTGGGTCGGCTGGCTCTCCCTGTGGATTCTCAGCCCCTCCCCGTGGATTCTCAGCCCCTCCCCTCTATACCACTCAGAGCCCAAACTGCTCCCCTAGGACCTGGCGAGCACAAAGCCTGGCACCTCATCTGCTCCATTCACCATCAATGCACATCAGAGTGATGTGGCCTGCGTGTCCCTGAACCAGCCAGGCACTGTAGTGGCTTCGGCCTCCCAGAAGGGCACCCTCATTCGCCTTTTTGACACACAGTCCAAGGAGAAACTGGTGGAGCTGCGCCGAGGCACTGACCCGGCCACCCTCTACTGGTGAGCACAGGGTATGCTGGTGAGCTGGTGACCTCACACCACATGATGTG is a window of Cynocephalus volans isolate mCynVol1 chromosome X, mCynVol1.pri, whole genome shotgun sequence DNA encoding:
- the WDR45 gene encoding WD repeat domain phosphoinositide-interacting protein 4 isoform X8 → MTQQPLRGVTSLRFNQDQSCFCCAMETGVRIYNVEPLMEKGHLVLIWDDAREGKDSKDKLVLEFTFTKPVLAVRMRHDKIVIVLRNRIYVYSFPDNPRKLFEFDTRDNPKDPAWPLPPLYPHTLGLCDLCPSLEKQLLVFPGHKCGSLQLVDLASTKPGTSSAPFTINAHQSDVACVSLNQPGTVVASASQKGTLIRLFDTQSKEKLVELRRGTDPATLYCINFSHDSSFLCASSDKGTVHIFALKDTRLNRRSALARVGKVGPMIGQYVDSQWSLASFTVPAESACICAFGRNTSKNVNSVIAICVDGTFHKYVFTPDGNCNREAFDVYLDICDDDDF
- the WDR45 gene encoding WD repeat domain phosphoinositide-interacting protein 4 isoform X4, with translation MTQQPLRGVTSLRFNQDQSCFCCAMETGVRIYNVEPLMEKGHLDHEQVGSMGLVEMLHRSNLLALVGGGSSPKFSEISAVLIWDDAREGKDSKDKLVLEFTFTKPVLAVRMRHDKIVIVLRNRIYVYSFPDNPRKLFEFDTRDNPKDPAWPLPPLYPHTLGLCDLCPSLEKQLLVFPGHKCGSLQLVDLASTKPGTSSAPFTINAHQSDVACVSLNQPGTVVASASQKGTLIRLFDTQSKEKLVELRRGTDPATLYCDKGTVHIFALKDTRLNRRSALARVGKVGPMIGQYVDSQWSLASFTVPAESACICAFGRNTSKNVNSVIAICVDGTFHKYVFTPDGNCNREAFDVYLDICDDDDF
- the WDR45 gene encoding WD repeat domain phosphoinositide-interacting protein 4 isoform X5; this translates as MTQQPLRGVTSLRFNQDQSCFCCAMETGVRIYNVEPLMEKGHLDHEQVGSMGLVEMLHRSNLLALVGGGSSPKFSEISVLIWDDAREGKDSKDKLVLEFTFTKPVLAVRMRHDKIVIVLRNRIYVYSFPDNPRKLFEFDTRDNPKGLCDLCPSLEKQLLVFPGHKCGSLQLVDLASTKPGTSSAPFTINAHQSDVACVSLNQPGTVVASASQKGTLIRLFDTQSKEKLVELRRGTDPATLYCINFSHDSSFLCASSDKGTVHIFALKDTRLNRRSALARVGKVGPMIGQYVDSQWSLASFTVPAESACICAFGRNTSKNVNSVIAICVDGTFHKYVFTPDGNCNREAFDVYLDICDDDDF
- the WDR45 gene encoding WD repeat domain phosphoinositide-interacting protein 4 isoform X2 yields the protein MTQQPLRGVTSLRFNQDQSCFCCAMETGVRIYNVEPLMEKGHLDHEQVGSMGLVEMLHRSNLLALVGGGSSPKFSEISVLIWDDAREGKDSKDKLVLEFTFTKPVLAVRMRHDKIVIVLRNRIYVYSFPDNPRKLFEFDTRDNPKDPAWPLPPLYPHTLGLCDLCPSLEKQLLVFPGHKCGSLQLVDLASTKPGTSSAPFTINAHQSDVACVSLNQPGTVVASASQKGTLIRLFDTQSKEKLVELRRGTDPATLYCINFSHDSSFLCASSDKGTVHIFALKDTRLNRRSALARVGKVGPMIGQYVDSQWSLASFTVPAESACICAFGRNTSKNVNSVIAICVDGTFHKYVFTPDGNCNREAFDVYLDICDDDDF
- the WDR45 gene encoding WD repeat domain phosphoinositide-interacting protein 4 isoform X6, with amino-acid sequence MTQQPLRGVTSLRFNQDQSCFCCAMETGVRIYNVEPLMEKGHLDHEQVGSMGLVEMLHRSNLLALVGGGSSPKFSEISVLIWDDAREGKDSKDKLVLEFTFTKPVLAVRMRHDKIVIVLRNRIYVYSFPDNPRKLFEFDTRDNPKGLCDLCPSLEKQLLVFPGHKCGSLQLVDLASTKPGTSSAPFTINAHQSDVACVSLNQPGTVVASASQKGTLIRLFDTQSKEKLVELRRGTDPATLYCDKGTVHIFALKDTRLNRRSALARVGKVGPMIGQYVDSQWSLASFTVPAESACICAFGRNTSKNVNSVIAICVDGTFHKYVFTPDGNCNREAFDVYLDICDDDDF
- the WDR45 gene encoding WD repeat domain phosphoinositide-interacting protein 4 isoform X7; its protein translation is MTQQPLRGVTSLRFNQDQSCFCCAMETGVRIYNVEPLMEKGHLAVLIWDDAREGKDSKDKLVLEFTFTKPVLAVRMRHDKIVIVLRNRIYVYSFPDNPRKLFEFDTRDNPKDPAWPLPPLYPHTLGLCDLCPSLEKQLLVFPGHKCGSLQLVDLASTKPGTSSAPFTINAHQSDVACVSLNQPGTVVASASQKGTLIRLFDTQSKEKLVELRRGTDPATLYCINFSHDSSFLCASSDKGTVHIFALKDTRLNRRSALARVGKVGPMIGQYVDSQWSLASFTVPAESACICAFGRNTSKNVNSVIAICVDGTFHKYVFTPDGNCNREAFDVYLDICDDDDF
- the WDR45 gene encoding WD repeat domain phosphoinositide-interacting protein 4 isoform X3, which produces MTQQPLRGVTSLRFNQDQSCFCCAMETGVRIYNVEPLMEKGHLDHEQVGSMGLVEMLHRSNLLALVGGGSSPKFSEISAVLIWDDAREGKDSKDKLVLEFTFTKPVLAVRMRHDKIVIVLRNRIYVYSFPDNPRKLFEFDTRDNPKGLCDLCPSLEKQLLVFPGHKCGSLQLVDLASTKPGTSSAPFTINAHQSDVACVSLNQPGTVVASASQKGTLIRLFDTQSKEKLVELRRGTDPATLYCINFSHDSSFLCASSDKGTVHIFALKDTRLNRRSALARVGKVGPMIGQYVDSQWSLASFTVPAESACICAFGRNTSKNVNSVIAICVDGTFHKYVFTPDGNCNREAFDVYLDICDDDDF
- the WDR45 gene encoding WD repeat domain phosphoinositide-interacting protein 4 isoform X1, with the translated sequence MTQQPLRGVTSLRFNQDQSCFCCAMETGVRIYNVEPLMEKGHLDHEQVGSMGLVEMLHRSNLLALVGGGSSPKFSEISAVLIWDDAREGKDSKDKLVLEFTFTKPVLAVRMRHDKIVIVLRNRIYVYSFPDNPRKLFEFDTRDNPKDPAWPLPPLYPHTLGLCDLCPSLEKQLLVFPGHKCGSLQLVDLASTKPGTSSAPFTINAHQSDVACVSLNQPGTVVASASQKGTLIRLFDTQSKEKLVELRRGTDPATLYCINFSHDSSFLCASSDKGTVHIFALKDTRLNRRSALARVGKVGPMIGQYVDSQWSLASFTVPAESACICAFGRNTSKNVNSVIAICVDGTFHKYVFTPDGNCNREAFDVYLDICDDDDF